AACTACGAACCGAACGGTTTTGAAGGACCGGTTCAGGATTCTTCCTATGCGGAACCTCCGCTGAAAATTTCCGGCGACGCGGATCGTTATGATTCTCACAAGGAAAACGACGATTATACGCAAGCGGGAGATTTGTATCGTATGATGAAGCCGGAAGAACGGGAAAGGCTGACTTCCACGATCGCTTCCACGATGAAGGGGCTGCCGAAGGGTTTGATCGTCGCGAACGTAAAACATTTCTATCGCTGCGATCCCGAATACGGAACCAAGTTGGCCGAAAAAACGGGCGTGGGAGTAAACGAGATCCGATAAGACGAAAACGAAAAAATTCAGTTCGTTTTTTGAAAACGAATCGAGTTGCAAAAAAAGAAAACTCCGAGGAGGGGAAGCGCCGCCAAAAGCGTTTCTTCTCTTTTTTTTATATCCGAGCTTCGTTTTTTCAGGATTTTTAATTAAAAAGTGGTTGCAAAATTAAACCAGATTCGGTCCAAAATAATGTAGTTTTATTATTAAACCAGAATCAGGGAGAAACCATCATGAGATTCAAGGATAAGAACGTTTTGATCACGGGCGGCAACAGCGGGATCGGATTGGCGACGGCAAAGTTATTCGTAGCGGAAGGTGCGAACGTAATCATTACGGGAAGAGATCCAAAGACTTTGGACGCGGCCGTTCAGGAATTGGGACCGAAGGCAAGGGCGATCCGTGCGGACGTAGTCGATCACGATCAAAGAGAATCGCTCTTTCAATCGATCCGGGAAGAATTCGGGGAGCTGGACGTCGTGTTTGCGAACGCGGGAATCATGAAGCCGACGCCCGCAGGTCATACGAACGAAGCGACCTTCGAAGAAGTGTTGAGCGTGAATGTTACCGGAGTTTTTCTTACGATCCAATCTTCGCTTCCTCTTCTCAAACGAGGTTCTTCGATCGTGCTAAACGGTTCCGTCATCAGTACTCTCGGAGTCGCCGGTGTGAGCGCGTATGCGGCGAGCAAGGCGGGTGTGCGCGCGATGGCGAGATCCCTTGCCGCGGAGTTGAGTCCCAAAGGAATTCGCATTA
The window above is part of the Leptospira yasudae genome. Proteins encoded here:
- a CDS encoding SDR family NAD(P)-dependent oxidoreductase, which gives rise to MRFKDKNVLITGGNSGIGLATAKLFVAEGANVIITGRDPKTLDAAVQELGPKARAIRADVVDHDQRESLFQSIREEFGELDVVFANAGIMKPTPAGHTNEATFEEVLSVNVTGVFLTIQSSLPLLKRGSSIVLNGSVISTLGVAGVSAYAASKAGVRAMARSLAAELSPKGIRINTVVPGATKTPIWGSSESADARLSSLTASIPLRRVGNADEIANVVAFLASDDSSYVQGAEIIVDGGTSSLPAGAPIYLAK